A region of Necator americanus strain Aroian chromosome I, whole genome shotgun sequence DNA encodes the following proteins:
- a CDS encoding hypothetical protein (NECATOR_CHRI.G1061.T1) — translation MEGDARTGSIIVLDSHPAINVTKVAQKLLEKDLQHFLILNHSNQNFTIGVLLGFYSTPCWSGVLPD, via the exons ATGGAAGGCGATGCGAGGACTGGTTCGATAATTGTCCTCGACTCGCATCCAGCTATCAACGTAACAA AAGTAGCccaaaaattattggaaaagGATTTGCAACACTTCCTAATCCTTAATCATTCTAATCAGAATTTCACGATCG gtgTACTTCTAGGATTTTACAGCACACCATGTTGGAGTGGGGTTCTTCCTGACTAA